A genomic segment from Nicotiana sylvestris chromosome 1, ASM39365v2, whole genome shotgun sequence encodes:
- the LOC104234867 gene encoding uncharacterized protein yields the protein MTSNIAESINAALVSARELPIYDFLEEVRKMFGRWNCSNHKEATQTYTTLGKKYQEMLTLNEAMSICMTVVPSTEYLHMVNDGGKHYINKFLMPEEYCSNYYKPNSVVMTYNLPVYPLPDKNDWNIPAHVAEEVVLPPT from the exons ATGACGTCAAATATTGCTGAGTCAATCAATGCCGCACTAGTGTCAGCAAGGGAATTGCCAATATACGACTTCCTCGAAGAAGTTAGGAAGATGTTTGGACGTTGGAATTGTAGTAACCACAAAGAAGCTACACAGACATACACAACGCTTGGGAAAAAATACCAAGAGATGCTGACTTTGAATGAGGCAATGTCTATATGCATGACT GTGGTACCATCAACTGAATACTTACATATGGTTAACGATGGAGGGAAGCATTACATC AACAAGTTTCTAATGCCAGAAGAATATTGCTCTAACTATTACAAACCAAATTCTGTTGTAATGACATACAATTTGCCTGTGTATCCGCTACCGGACAAAAATGACTGGAATATACCAGCACATGTTGCAGAGGAGGTTGTATTACCACCCACATAG